A single Dictyoglomus sp. NZ13-RE01 DNA region contains:
- the rfaE2 gene encoding D-glycero-beta-D-manno-heptose 1-phosphate adenylyltransferase — MDGYSLSKIKSRKEITSLVEELKRKKKKIVFTNGCFELLHPGHIELLEKAKSLGDVLIVGVNSDSSVEKIKGKKKLILDENSRARVIASVGVVDYVVIFDESTPEELIRDIKPHIHVKGGDYRVEDLPEAKIVKSYGGEVVIIPLHEDFSTTKIIERILFLYKE; from the coding sequence ATGGATGGATATTCTTTAAGTAAAATAAAGTCAAGAAAAGAGATCACTTCTCTTGTAGAAGAGTTAAAGAGAAAAAAGAAAAAAATAGTATTTACAAATGGATGTTTTGAGCTACTACATCCAGGGCATATTGAGTTATTAGAGAAGGCAAAATCTTTAGGAGATGTACTTATTGTAGGGGTAAATAGTGATAGTTCTGTTGAGAAGATTAAGGGAAAGAAAAAATTAATCCTTGATGAAAATTCCAGAGCAAGAGTAATAGCATCAGTTGGGGTTGTGGATTATGTTGTTATCTTTGATGAGAGCACCCCTGAAGAATTAATTAGAGATATAAAGCCCCATATACATGTAAAAGGTGGAGATTATAGAGTAGAGGACTTACCAGAAGCTAAAATTGTAAAAAGTTATGGAGGGGAAGTAGTTATCATTCCCCTCCATGAAGATTTTTCGACTACAAAAATAATTGAAAGGATACTATTTTTGTATAAAGAATAG
- the rfaE1 gene encoding D-glycero-beta-D-manno-heptose-7-phosphate kinase: MNKSRFLDIIGHWHGKRIGVIGDIMLDEYIMGKVTRISPEAPVPIVEMEQEFSVLGGAGNVANNIKSLGGEVILFGVIGNDEGGKKILNLLRERKIMEELIIDENRPTTTKTRIIALNQQVVRVDREKKESISQEIEEKIINSLENKIKNLDGIVISDYLKGVLTFNLTQKIIRLAKKEGKFIIVDPKGRDYSKYLGATLITPNEKEAQIATNSDENFNIKEIAEKLFDIVKGDGVLITRGEKGMFLYQAESQVFIPALASQVRDVTGAGDTVVATLALALSGGANLLEASILSNLSASITVRKLGTAVVTPEELKQILPEKLELKDGWIFFK; this comes from the coding sequence ATGAATAAGAGTAGATTTTTGGATATTATTGGGCATTGGCATGGAAAGAGAATAGGGGTTATTGGGGATATAATGCTTGACGAGTATATAATGGGAAAAGTAACAAGAATTTCTCCAGAAGCTCCCGTTCCTATTGTAGAGATGGAGCAGGAATTTTCAGTTTTAGGCGGGGCTGGAAATGTAGCAAACAACATAAAGTCCTTAGGAGGAGAGGTAATTTTATTTGGAGTTATAGGAAATGATGAAGGAGGCAAAAAGATCTTAAACCTTTTAAGAGAAAGAAAGATTATGGAGGAATTGATCATTGATGAAAATAGACCTACGACTACTAAAACAAGAATTATAGCTTTAAATCAGCAGGTAGTTAGGGTGGACAGAGAAAAAAAAGAGAGTATATCTCAGGAAATAGAAGAAAAGATAATAAATTCCCTTGAAAATAAAATAAAGAATTTAGATGGTATAGTTATATCAGATTATCTTAAAGGAGTTTTAACTTTTAACTTAACCCAAAAGATTATCCGTTTAGCTAAAAAAGAAGGCAAGTTTATAATTGTAGACCCTAAGGGTAGGGATTACTCAAAATATTTAGGAGCAACCCTAATTACTCCTAATGAGAAAGAGGCTCAAATTGCAACAAATTCTGATGAAAACTTTAATATAAAAGAGATAGCGGAGAAGTTATTTGATATTGTTAAAGGGGATGGTGTACTTATAACTCGTGGTGAAAAGGGAATGTTTCTCTATCAAGCTGAAAGTCAGGTTTTCATACCTGCCTTAGCCTCTCAGGTTAGGGATGTAACTGGCGCAGGTGATACTGTAGTTGCTACTTTAGCTCTTGCCTTATCTGGAGGTGCAAATCTATTGGAGGCTTCTATTCTCTCAAATCTTTCCGCCAGTATAACAGTAAGAAAATTAGGAACAGCTGTTGTAACCCCAGAAGAGTTAAAACAGATACTACCTGAGAAATTGGAGCTAAAAGATGGATGGATATTCTTTAAGTAA
- the pstC gene encoding phosphate ABC transporter permease subunit PstC — MRNTGEKIFKNLTILSSLVITIITIAIFIYLIIGALPSIKKFGLKFLWNTIWDPVTEQFSALPAIYGTIITSLLALIIGLPISLGIAIFLTEICPFRIRSTLSFIIELLGAIPSVIYGMWGLFTLSPIMQFKVGPFLNKYLGFIPLFSGYSIGVGYLTAGIVLSIMIIPIISSISREILSLVPKEQKEGALALGMTKWEMIRKVEIGNAKSGIIASAILGLSRALGETMAVTMVIGNSYQLSISLFSPGATIASTIANEFAEAFGKLHLSSLIELALILFLITFFTIAISRYVIIKRFEGL; from the coding sequence ATGAGAAATACAGGGGAGAAAATATTTAAAAATTTAACAATACTTTCAAGCCTTGTTATAACAATAATAACAATAGCAATTTTCATTTACCTAATAATAGGTGCCCTTCCAAGCATTAAAAAATTTGGATTAAAATTCTTGTGGAACACTATATGGGATCCTGTGACAGAGCAGTTTTCTGCTCTGCCAGCTATTTATGGTACCATTATCACATCCCTTTTAGCTCTTATTATAGGACTTCCCATAAGTTTAGGGATTGCAATTTTTCTTACGGAAATCTGTCCATTTAGAATAAGAAGCACCTTATCATTTATTATTGAACTATTAGGGGCAATTCCCAGTGTAATTTATGGAATGTGGGGACTTTTTACATTATCACCCATTATGCAATTTAAGGTAGGTCCATTCTTAAATAAATATTTAGGTTTTATTCCTCTATTTAGTGGTTATAGTATAGGAGTAGGATATCTAACTGCTGGCATTGTGCTTTCAATAATGATTATACCGATAATTTCTTCTATATCCAGAGAAATTCTCTCTTTAGTACCTAAGGAGCAAAAAGAAGGTGCTTTAGCCTTAGGGATGACAAAGTGGGAAATGATTAGGAAAGTAGAAATTGGCAATGCAAAATCAGGAATAATTGCAAGTGCTATATTAGGATTAAGTAGAGCTCTTGGTGAAACAATGGCTGTAACTATGGTTATTGGAAATTCTTACCAATTATCAATATCCCTTTTCAGTCCTGGAGCAACCATTGCCAGCACCATAGCAAATGAATTTGCAGAAGCCTTTGGCAAACTCCATCTCTCATCACTCATTGAGCTGGCATTAATACTATTCTTAATAACCTTTTTTACTATTGCAATATCAAGATATGTAATTATAAAAAGGTTTGAAGGTCTATGA
- the pstS gene encoding phosphate ABC transporter substrate-binding protein PstS: protein MRPKIKKVSIILFLLSSLLIFSTLAQVSLTGAGATFPYPLYSRWFYEYEQETKIKINYQAIGSGAGIQQIKAGTVDFGASDSPLTGEEQKQSGLIMIPTVAGSIVMIYNLPGVGKGLKLSREIIADIYLGKIKRWTDPKITILNKDIKIPDLPITVVRRSDGSGTTHIFTAFLSAVSSEWKEKVGAGTSVNWPIGIGGKGNAGVAGTVQNTPGAIGYVELAYAEQNNIPYAQIRNKLGNFVFPNKETVQSALSLYQVPNDFYVFTVDAPGRNSYPIVGYTFLLIRKEQKDLEKAKALISFIKWAYAKGDKYAEELLYVPLPEKVKNLALRRLKEITYMGKPVE from the coding sequence ATGAGACCAAAAATTAAAAAAGTTTCTATTATCCTCTTCCTATTAAGTTCTCTCCTAATTTTTTCAACCCTTGCCCAAGTTTCTCTTACAGGTGCAGGAGCAACATTCCCATACCCACTATACTCCAGGTGGTTCTATGAATATGAGCAAGAAACAAAGATTAAGATAAACTATCAAGCCATAGGAAGTGGTGCAGGGATCCAACAAATCAAAGCAGGAACAGTAGATTTTGGAGCATCAGATTCTCCCCTAACAGGTGAAGAACAGAAACAATCAGGATTAATTATGATTCCAACAGTAGCAGGCAGTATTGTGATGATATACAATTTACCAGGTGTTGGAAAAGGGCTAAAATTATCAAGAGAGATTATTGCGGACATATATTTAGGAAAAATTAAAAGATGGACTGATCCCAAGATCACTATACTAAATAAAGACATAAAAATACCTGATCTTCCAATAACAGTTGTAAGAAGATCCGATGGAAGCGGTACTACTCATATTTTTACAGCCTTCCTTTCAGCAGTGAGTAGCGAATGGAAAGAAAAGGTTGGTGCAGGAACTTCTGTAAATTGGCCTATTGGAATAGGTGGTAAGGGTAATGCTGGTGTTGCAGGGACTGTACAAAATACACCTGGTGCCATTGGGTATGTAGAACTTGCCTATGCAGAACAAAACAATATTCCTTACGCACAGATAAGGAATAAATTAGGAAATTTTGTATTTCCTAATAAAGAAACAGTACAGTCCGCTCTGAGTTTATACCAAGTTCCAAACGATTTCTATGTATTTACAGTTGACGCTCCAGGAAGAAATAGTTATCCTATAGTAGGATATACCTTCTTATTGATAAGAAAGGAACAAAAAGACTTAGAGAAGGCAAAAGCATTAATCAGTTTTATAAAGTGGGCATATGCTAAGGGAGATAAGTATGCAGAAGAGTTACTATATGTTCCATTGCCTGAAAAGGTTAAAAATCTCGCATTGAGAAGATTAAAAGAAATAACATATATGGGTAAGCCAGTTGAATAA
- a CDS encoding phosphoheptose isomerase, translating into MGIIDKRLRLHKRTLELVEIELKEDIRRSAKAIVEAYKKGKKVVLFGNGGSAADAQHIAGELVGRFLKERRSLPAIALTTNSSIVTAISNDYGFDFVFERQLEAWVEEGDVVIGISTSGSSKNVVRGLEKAKSLGAFTIAFSGKDGGEISKLADISITIPFHITPHIQELHITIGHLLCDIVEEELFPNKKKAIFLDRDGTLNEDKGYTYKVEDLKILPNVVEGLKILQKKFLLIVVSNQSGVERGYYTNWDVENFNNHLYLALAKEGVYIDDFYYCPNLEGDCRKPNIGMFMQAQEDWNIDLSRSYMIGDKETDVLAGKKAGCKTIFLGKDSSILPDYFANDLLDAANWIMKEEEENNE; encoded by the coding sequence ATGGGAATTATTGATAAAAGATTGAGATTACATAAAAGAACTTTAGAGCTGGTTGAAATTGAGCTTAAGGAGGATATCAGACGCTCTGCAAAAGCCATTGTAGAAGCTTATAAAAAGGGGAAAAAAGTTGTTTTGTTTGGCAATGGTGGAAGTGCAGCAGATGCCCAACATATTGCAGGAGAATTGGTAGGTAGGTTTTTAAAGGAAAGAAGGTCTCTTCCCGCCATTGCTCTAACTACAAACTCCTCAATAGTTACTGCCATTTCTAATGATTATGGTTTTGATTTTGTTTTTGAAAGGCAATTAGAGGCTTGGGTTGAGGAAGGAGATGTAGTAATTGGTATAAGTACATCAGGAAGTTCTAAAAATGTAGTAAGGGGATTGGAAAAGGCGAAAAGTTTAGGGGCTTTCACAATTGCCTTTTCTGGTAAGGATGGGGGAGAGATCTCCAAATTAGCAGATATTAGCATAACAATACCTTTTCATATTACACCTCATATTCAGGAGTTACATATAACAATAGGGCATCTCTTATGTGATATTGTAGAGGAGGAGTTATTCCCAAATAAGAAAAAAGCCATTTTTCTTGATAGAGATGGAACATTAAACGAGGATAAGGGATATACGTATAAGGTTGAGGATTTAAAAATTTTACCTAATGTTGTGGAAGGTTTAAAAATACTTCAGAAAAAATTTCTTCTCATAGTAGTTAGTAACCAATCAGGAGTTGAGAGGGGATACTATACTAATTGGGATGTAGAAAATTTCAATAATCACTTATATTTAGCTTTAGCTAAAGAAGGAGTCTATATAGATGATTTTTATTACTGTCCAAATTTAGAAGGTGATTGTAGAAAGCCAAATATTGGTATGTTTATGCAAGCCCAAGAGGATTGGAATATAGATTTATCAAGGTCGTATATGATTGGCGATAAGGAGACGGATGTATTAGCTGGGAAAAAGGCTGGTTGTAAAACTATTTTCTTAGGTAAAGATTCAAGTATTTTACCTGACTATTTTGCTAATGATTTATTGGATGCAGCCAATTGGATTATGAAGGAAGAGGAGGAAAATAATGAATAA